In a single window of the Rhizobiaceae bacterium genome:
- a CDS encoding phosphatidate cytidylyltransferase, with the protein MSNLQLRVISAVVLAVLVLLLTWRGGGPFRLLSVVIAVAIFMEWCRMARSPSNALNQIVAAVPFALAMLALLLGMQALLVLLLLLLGVAVTFVHALYSGVDRWATAGLAYAGLSGTALAFLRADDGRGLAAILFLFAVVWTTDIFAYFVGRALGGPKLAPAISPGKTQSGAVGGAVGGVLAGLFLMSWLSFGSPLAYGVLALVLSIVSQAGDLFESWVKRRHGVKDSSHIIPGHGGVMDRVDGLVAAAIVLYIAGALSGGPDFPAHGIFS; encoded by the coding sequence ATGAGCAATCTCCAGCTCAGGGTCATTTCCGCTGTCGTGCTGGCGGTGCTGGTGCTGCTGTTGACCTGGCGTGGCGGCGGGCCTTTCAGGCTTCTCAGCGTCGTCATTGCGGTCGCGATCTTCATGGAATGGTGCCGCATGGCGCGCAGCCCGTCCAATGCCTTGAATCAGATCGTCGCTGCCGTTCCGTTCGCGCTCGCCATGCTTGCCCTTTTGCTCGGAATGCAGGCGCTGCTCGTGCTGCTCCTGCTTCTGCTCGGAGTAGCGGTGACATTTGTTCACGCGCTCTATTCGGGGGTAGATCGGTGGGCGACTGCCGGACTGGCCTATGCGGGGCTCTCGGGAACCGCACTTGCATTTCTGCGCGCCGATGACGGTCGCGGCCTCGCCGCGATCCTGTTCCTTTTCGCGGTGGTGTGGACCACCGATATTTTTGCCTATTTCGTGGGGCGAGCGCTCGGTGGGCCGAAGCTGGCGCCCGCGATTTCGCCCGGCAAGACGCAGAGCGGCGCGGTCGGCGGCGCGGTCGGCGGCGTGCTGGCCGGGCTGTTTCTGATGTCGTGGCTCAGCTTCGGCAGCCCGCTCGCCTATGGGGTGCTGGCGCTTGTTCTTTCGATCGTGTCGCAGGCAGGCGACCTCTTCGAATCCTGGGTCAAGCGCCGCCATGGTGTGAAGGATTCGAGCCATATCATCCCCGGCCATGGCGGCGTCATGGATCGTGTGGACGGGCTCGTGGCTGCCGCGATTGTCCTGTACATTGCAGGCGCTCTTTCCGGAGGGCCGGATTTTCCGGCGCACGGAATTTTCAGTTGA
- a CDS encoding isoprenyl transferase → MGTPAHVAIIMDGNGRWAKARGLPRAAGHRAGVEALRATVRAAPDLGVEWLTLYAFSSENWSRPQSEVSDLMGLLKLFIRRDLAELHKAGVRVRIIGAREGLEQDILALLREAEVLTAGNDRLNLNIAFNYGGRDEIVRAARKLADAARGGEIEPSAITAERFAAELDTSGMPDPDLIIRTSGEMRLSNFLLWQSAYSELVFMPCYWPDFGAQHFEEAIRTFSERDRRFGGRKAGGLAS, encoded by the coding sequence ATGGGGACGCCCGCTCACGTCGCGATCATCATGGACGGCAACGGCCGCTGGGCGAAAGCGCGCGGGCTGCCTCGCGCCGCCGGGCATCGCGCCGGTGTCGAAGCCTTGCGCGCCACTGTGCGCGCGGCCCCGGATCTCGGCGTGGAATGGCTGACCCTCTATGCGTTTTCATCGGAGAACTGGTCGCGCCCCCAGTCGGAGGTGAGCGACCTGATGGGATTGCTCAAGCTGTTCATTCGCCGCGATCTCGCCGAACTTCACAAGGCGGGCGTGCGTGTACGCATCATCGGTGCGCGCGAAGGTTTGGAGCAGGACATATTGGCGCTGCTGCGCGAGGCCGAGGTGCTGACGGCAGGCAATGACCGGCTCAACCTCAACATTGCATTCAACTATGGCGGCCGTGACGAGATTGTGCGCGCGGCCCGCAAGCTCGCGGATGCAGCTCGCGGCGGCGAGATCGAGCCGTCGGCCATCACGGCGGAGCGCTTTGCCGCGGAACTGGACACATCGGGCATGCCCGATCCCGACCTGATTATCCGCACCAGTGGCGAAATGCGGTTGTCCAACTTCCTCTTGTGGCAAAGCGCATATTCCGAACTGGTGTTCATGCCTTGCTACTGGCCGGATTTCGGTGCGCAGCATTTTGAGGAGGCGATCAGGACTTTCAGCGAACGGGACCGCCGTTTCGGTGGTCGCAAGGCCGGAGGTCTCGCGTCGTGA
- the frr gene encoding ribosome recycling factor has product MTGNFNDLQRRMDGAINAFKHDLASLRTGRASSNLLDAIQVPAYGSTMPINQVATVSVPEARMLAVNVWDKSMVGAVDRAIREANLGFNPIVDGNNLRIPLPELNEQRRKELVKIAHGYAENAKVAARHVRRDGMDHLKKAEKDGDISEDDHRRESEKVQKLTDDTINMIDSLLATKEAEIMQV; this is encoded by the coding sequence ATGACTGGCAATTTCAACGACCTACAGCGCCGCATGGATGGCGCGATCAATGCGTTCAAGCACGATCTTGCTTCGCTGCGCACCGGACGTGCGTCGAGCAATCTGCTGGATGCGATCCAGGTTCCCGCCTACGGCTCGACCATGCCTATCAACCAGGTTGCTACGGTTTCGGTGCCCGAGGCGCGCATGCTGGCGGTCAATGTCTGGGACAAATCTATGGTCGGCGCGGTCGACCGGGCCATCCGCGAGGCAAATCTCGGCTTCAACCCGATCGTCGATGGAAACAATCTGCGCATTCCCTTGCCCGAGTTGAATGAGCAGCGCCGCAAGGAACTGGTGAAGATCGCGCATGGTTACGCCGAAAATGCCAAGGTGGCCGCGCGTCACGTGCGTCGTGACGGGATGGATCATCTCAAGAAAGCCGAAAAGGACGGTGATATCAGCGAGGACGATCATCGCCGCGAATCTGAAAAGGTTCAGAAACTCACCGATGATACAATCAATATGATCGACAGCTTGCTTGCCACCAAGGAAGCCGAGATTATGCAGGTATAG
- the pyrH gene encoding UMP kinase, giving the protein MAEKPRYRRILLKASGEALMGEQHFGIDVSVVDRIASDIAAARRMGVEVGVVIGGGNIFRGVAVASKGGDRVTGDHMGMLATVINSLALRTSLVKIGVDAVVLSAIAMPELCESFSQRQATAYMNAGKVVIFAGGTGNPFFTTDSAAALRAAEIGADALFKGTQVDGVYSADPKKEPSATRFEHITHKQVIERGLAIMDTAAIALARENHIPIIVYSIHEQGGLGEILRGGGRCTVVSDE; this is encoded by the coding sequence ATGGCGGAAAAGCCCAGATACCGGCGCATTCTACTCAAAGCCTCCGGCGAAGCGCTGATGGGCGAACAGCATTTCGGTATCGACGTCTCCGTCGTGGATCGCATCGCTTCCGATATTGCGGCGGCCCGCCGCATGGGCGTCGAAGTGGGCGTCGTCATCGGCGGCGGCAATATTTTCCGGGGCGTCGCCGTTGCATCCAAGGGCGGCGACCGCGTGACCGGCGACCATATGGGCATGCTGGCGACTGTCATCAATTCGCTGGCGCTCCGCACCTCGCTGGTGAAGATCGGCGTCGATGCGGTCGTTCTTTCGGCAATCGCCATGCCCGAACTCTGCGAAAGCTTCTCGCAAAGGCAGGCGACCGCCTATATGAACGCCGGCAAGGTGGTGATCTTCGCGGGCGGCACGGGCAATCCGTTCTTCACCACCGATTCGGCAGCGGCGCTCCGCGCTGCCGAAATCGGAGCCGATGCGCTGTTCAAGGGAACGCAGGTCGATGGCGTCTATTCAGCCGATCCGAAAAAGGAGCCGTCCGCGACACGCTTCGAGCATATCACGCACAAACAGGTGATCGAGCGCGGGCTTGCGATCATGGACACGGCGGCGATTGCGCTTGCGCGTGAAAATCACATTCCGATAATCGTGTATTCTATTCATGAGCAGGGTGGTCTGGGGGAAATCCTGCGCGGTGGCGGGCGCTGCACGGTCGTTTCCGACGAATAG
- the tsf gene encoding translation elongation factor Ts — MSISAAQVKELRELTGAGMMDCKAALAETNGDIDAAVDWLRKKGIAKADKKAGRTAAEGLIGIDSGLREAVVVEVNSETDFVARNDAFQDLVRSVAKVALAHGGDTAKTAAANYPHSDKSVTETIKDAVGTIGENMHFRRAARLGVEHGDVATYVHNAVTDNLGKIGVLVAVETTGDAAAAKAFGRQVAMHVAATNPLSLDVDALDPAAIEREKAIFSEQARASGKPENIIEKMVEGRLRKFYEEVVLLKQSFVMNPDLTVEAALKAAEKEIGAPAKITGFVRFALGEGIEKEESDFAAEVAAAVKK, encoded by the coding sequence ATGAGCATTTCTGCTGCACAGGTTAAGGAACTGCGCGAGTTGACCGGCGCGGGCATGATGGATTGCAAGGCGGCGCTTGCCGAAACCAATGGCGACATCGACGCGGCAGTGGATTGGCTTCGCAAGAAGGGCATCGCCAAGGCCGACAAGAAGGCCGGGCGCACCGCTGCCGAGGGCCTGATCGGCATCGATTCCGGCCTGCGCGAGGCAGTGGTCGTGGAAGTGAATTCCGAGACGGATTTCGTCGCGCGCAACGACGCGTTCCAGGACCTCGTCCGCAGCGTGGCAAAGGTCGCGCTGGCGCATGGCGGCGACACGGCGAAAACGGCGGCGGCGAATTATCCGCATTCCGACAAGTCCGTGACCGAGACCATCAAAGATGCCGTCGGCACCATCGGCGAAAACATGCATTTCCGCCGTGCCGCGCGCCTTGGCGTCGAGCATGGCGATGTCGCGACCTATGTGCACAACGCCGTCACCGACAATCTTGGCAAGATTGGCGTGCTGGTCGCTGTCGAGACGACGGGCGATGCGGCTGCGGCGAAGGCTTTCGGTCGCCAGGTCGCGATGCATGTCGCCGCCACCAACCCGCTGTCGCTCGACGTCGATGCGCTGGACCCCGCCGCCATCGAGCGCGAGAAGGCTATCTTCTCAGAGCAGGCGCGCGCGTCCGGCAAACCGGAAAACATCATCGAAAAGATGGTCGAAGGCCGTCTGCGCAAGTTCTATGAGGAGGTCGTGCTGCTCAAGCAGTCCTTCGTCATGAATCCCGACCTGACCGTCGAGGCCGCACTCAAGGCCGCCGAGAAGGAAATCGGCGCCCCGGCGAAGATCACCGGCTTCGTCCGCTTCGCGCTGGGTGAGGGGATCGAAAAGGAAGAGAGCGATTTCGCCGCCGAGGTCGCAGCAGCGGTCAAGAAGTAA
- the rpsB gene encoding 30S ribosomal protein S2 produces MALPDFSMRQLLEAGVHFGHQTHRWNPKMAPYIYGARNNIHIIDLSQTVPLLHNALKQVSDVVARGGRVLFVGTKRQASDIVADAAQRSAQYYVNARWLGGMLTNWKTISNSIQRLRKLDEIIAGGDASGFTKKERLNLDREREKLNKALGGIKEMGSTPDLMFVIDTNKEAIAIQEAKRLGIPVVAVIDSNCDPDQIDFPIPGNDDAARAIQLYCDLIAKAAVDGIARQQGGLGIDVGASAEAPVEPALEEAPAEDNKPEA; encoded by the coding sequence ATGGCTCTGCCAGATTTCTCCATGCGCCAGCTTCTGGAAGCTGGCGTTCACTTCGGCCACCAGACGCATCGCTGGAACCCGAAGATGGCGCCCTACATCTACGGCGCCCGCAACAACATCCACATCATCGACCTGTCGCAGACGGTTCCGCTGCTTCACAACGCGTTGAAGCAGGTTTCGGACGTCGTGGCGCGCGGTGGCCGCGTGCTCTTCGTCGGCACCAAGCGCCAGGCTTCGGACATCGTTGCCGACGCGGCGCAGCGCAGCGCGCAGTACTATGTCAACGCGCGTTGGCTGGGCGGCATGCTGACCAACTGGAAAACGATCTCCAATTCGATCCAGCGCCTGCGCAAGCTGGACGAAATCATCGCGGGCGGCGACGCTTCGGGCTTCACCAAGAAGGAGCGCCTGAATCTCGATCGCGAGCGCGAGAAGCTGAACAAGGCGCTGGGCGGCATCAAGGAAATGGGCTCCACGCCCGACCTGATGTTCGTGATCGACACCAATAAGGAAGCGATCGCCATCCAGGAAGCCAAGCGTCTCGGCATTCCGGTCGTGGCGGTCATCGACAGCAATTGCGATCCGGACCAGATCGATTTCCCGATCCCGGGCAATGACGACGCGGCCCGCGCGATCCAGCTTTATTGCGACCTCATCGCGAAGGCCGCGGTTGACGGCATCGCACGTCAGCAGGGCGGCCTCGGCATCGATGTCGGCGCTTCGGCCGAGGCTCCTGTGGAGCCCGCGCTTGAAGAAGCGCCCGCCGAGGACAACAAGCCGGAGGCGTAA
- a CDS encoding cell envelope integrity EipB family protein produces MRQAFACLLLAASVAPVAAAPQLAPHRAVYDLALDKATERSGITGLTGRMVYEFNGSPCEGYTVNFRFVTRIDTREVSRMTDQQTTTFEDAEGKTFSFVTKSYVDRSLDKELRGTATKDSTGLHVEIDKPEKESLELMATQFPTQHLLELLDKAAKGETFFETNLFDGSDDGDKVMTTTVVVGREAAPDVGDPEVKADSALLSKEKFWPVDIAYFNLEGQGGEELPEYRISFKLHPNGMTRDLVMDYGDFSMKGKLVDLALLPQSGSCAAK; encoded by the coding sequence ATGCGCCAAGCGTTTGCCTGCCTGCTTCTTGCCGCTTCCGTCGCGCCGGTCGCCGCTGCGCCTCAACTCGCGCCCCACCGCGCCGTCTATGACCTCGCGCTCGACAAAGCAACCGAAAGGTCCGGCATCACCGGGCTGACGGGCCGCATGGTCTATGAGTTCAACGGTTCGCCTTGCGAAGGCTATACGGTCAACTTCCGCTTCGTGACGCGCATCGACACGCGCGAGGTCAGCCGCATGACCGACCAGCAGACGACGACATTCGAGGACGCGGAAGGCAAGACGTTCAGTTTTGTCACCAAATCCTATGTGGATCGCAGCCTCGACAAGGAATTGCGCGGCACCGCTACCAAGGACTCCACCGGGCTGCATGTCGAGATCGACAAGCCGGAGAAGGAATCGCTGGAGCTGATGGCCACCCAGTTTCCCACCCAGCACCTGCTGGAGCTTCTGGACAAGGCTGCCAAGGGCGAAACCTTCTTTGAGACGAACCTTTTCGACGGATCGGATGACGGCGACAAGGTGATGACCACGACCGTGGTGGTTGGCAGGGAAGCCGCTCCCGATGTCGGCGACCCCGAGGTGAAGGCGGATTCCGCGCTTCTGTCCAAGGAGAAATTCTGGCCGGTCGACATCGCCTATTTCAACCTCGAAGGGCAGGGCGGCGAGGAACTGCCGGAGTATCGCATCTCCTTCAAGCTTCACCCGAACGGCATGACGCGCGACCTCGTCATGGACTATGGCGACTTTTCCATGAAGGGAAAACTGGTCGATCTGGCGCTGTTGCCGCAGTCCGGTTCCTGCGCCGCGAAATAG
- a CDS encoding RidA family protein, translating into MTDKTEKRLAELGVTLPAAAAPAANYVPFMQSGNLLLTAGQLPLKDGKLAVSGLLGRDVDVAAGKEAAKYCAVNILAQVKSALGSLERIGKLVKITVFVASDPGFTEQHLVANGASDFLADVLGEKGKHARSAVGVASLPLNASVEIEAIVEIA; encoded by the coding sequence ATGACCGACAAAACCGAAAAGCGCCTTGCCGAGCTTGGCGTCACGCTTCCGGCAGCCGCCGCGCCGGCGGCAAATTATGTGCCCTTCATGCAGTCAGGCAATCTCCTGCTGACCGCCGGGCAGCTTCCGCTGAAGGACGGCAAGCTTGCTGTGAGCGGCCTGCTCGGGCGTGATGTCGATGTCGCGGCGGGCAAAGAAGCCGCCAAATATTGCGCGGTCAACATTCTGGCGCAGGTCAAGTCGGCCCTCGGCAGCCTCGAACGCATCGGCAAGCTGGTAAAGATCACCGTGTTCGTCGCTTCCGATCCGGGCTTCACCGAACAGCATCTCGTCGCCAATGGCGCGTCGGATTTCCTGGCCGATGTGCTGGGCGAAAAGGGCAAGCACGCCCGCTCCGCGGTCGGCGTGGCCTCGCTGCCCCTCAACGCATCCGTTGAAATCGAAGCCATCGTCGAAATCGCATAG
- a CDS encoding glycerophosphodiester phosphodiesterase has translation MTDLAWLTERPIAHRGLHDLNHAAWENTLTAFKRARKKGFAIECDVHLTSDKEVVVFHDNTLGRLTGTDGFIWQRSAAELAALRIGGTRDHPPRLSEVLDAVDGKVPLIIELKGIPGYDDGLVEAVGRLLASYQGKVAIMSFDHWLVRQFSKLPEIPAGLTALGTDNKDFEAHFSMLGHGIDFVSYCLAHLPNPFVSYIQSRLDMPLVTWTVRDEAALRLSQQHRGQITFEGFDPDIAAA, from the coding sequence ATGACCGATCTTGCCTGGCTGACCGAGCGCCCCATTGCGCATCGCGGGCTGCACGACCTGAACCACGCGGCCTGGGAAAACACGCTGACCGCATTCAAGCGGGCGCGGAAGAAGGGCTTTGCGATCGAATGCGACGTGCATCTGACCTCGGACAAAGAGGTGGTGGTTTTCCACGACAACACGCTTGGACGGCTGACCGGCACGGACGGCTTCATCTGGCAGCGCAGCGCCGCAGAACTCGCGGCCTTGCGGATCGGCGGCACCAGGGACCATCCACCCCGGCTGTCGGAGGTCCTCGATGCGGTCGACGGCAAGGTTCCGCTCATCATCGAGTTGAAGGGCATCCCCGGCTACGACGACGGTCTCGTGGAAGCGGTCGGTCGCCTTCTGGCAAGCTATCAGGGCAAGGTCGCCATCATGTCCTTCGATCACTGGCTGGTCAGGCAGTTTTCGAAACTGCCCGAGATCCCGGCGGGACTGACCGCGCTCGGCACCGACAACAAGGATTTCGAGGCGCATTTCTCGATGCTCGGCCACGGCATCGACTTCGTGTCCTATTGCCTGGCGCATCTGCCGAACCCGTTCGTCAGCTATATTCAGTCGCGGCTCGACATGCCGCTGGTCACCTGGACGGTTCGCGACGAGGCAGCGCTGCGCCTCAGCCAGCAGCATCGCGGGCAGATCACCTTCGAAGGGTTCGATCCCGACATTGCGGCGGCCTGA
- a CDS encoding GNAT family N-acetyltransferase has protein sequence MDDAAPGKQDDVNHTVRVAASIGAFTREEWERLEATSRDDSANAYNPFISYDFLTALEESGCAVSKTGWQGCHLRLEAADGSLQGAVVAYAKSHSQGEYVFDHGWADALERAGGSYYPKLQASVPFTPATGPRLLARRDADRPAIKRMLAAALRNATGQFGVSSAHVTFAQDADMDALVQTGFLERIDHQFHFFNRGYDSYDDFLSDLASRKRKALKKERREALSAGITIEWLTGKDITEEAWDSFFRFYMDTGGRKWGRPYLNRRFFALIGERMPEDVLLVMARRGGRYIAGAINFIGSDRLFGRNWGCIEDHPFLHFEVCYHQAIDFAIARKLDVVEAGAQGEHKLSRGYLPVATRSAHYIEHPGLRRAIADYLARERRDAEASSSYYSEHSPFRQETP, from the coding sequence ATGGACGACGCGGCTCCCGGCAAGCAAGACGACGTGAACCACACGGTTCGGGTCGCCGCAAGCATCGGCGCCTTTACGCGGGAGGAGTGGGAACGCCTCGAAGCTACCTCGCGCGATGATTCGGCAAACGCTTATAATCCCTTCATTTCATATGATTTTCTGACCGCGTTGGAAGAGTCCGGCTGCGCGGTGTCAAAGACAGGATGGCAAGGCTGCCATTTGAGGCTCGAAGCGGCTGACGGTTCGTTACAGGGCGCGGTCGTCGCTTATGCCAAGTCGCACAGCCAGGGCGAATATGTGTTCGATCACGGTTGGGCCGATGCGCTGGAGCGGGCGGGCGGCAGCTACTATCCGAAGCTCCAAGCCTCCGTTCCGTTCACGCCCGCTACCGGGCCAAGGCTGCTCGCGCGGCGCGACGCCGACAGGCCCGCCATCAAGCGCATGCTTGCCGCCGCGCTCAGAAACGCAACCGGCCAGTTCGGCGTCTCCTCCGCGCATGTCACCTTTGCGCAGGATGCGGATATGGACGCACTCGTCCAGACCGGATTTCTGGAGCGCATCGATCACCAGTTCCATTTTTTCAATCGCGGCTACGACAGCTATGACGACTTTCTGTCGGACCTCGCTTCGCGCAAGCGCAAGGCGCTGAAAAAGGAAAGGCGGGAGGCGCTGTCAGCCGGAATCACCATCGAATGGCTGACCGGCAAGGACATCACCGAAGAAGCATGGGACAGCTTCTTCCGGTTTTACATGGATACTGGCGGGCGAAAATGGGGCCGCCCCTATCTGAACAGGCGCTTCTTCGCGCTGATCGGCGAAAGAATGCCGGAGGATGTGCTTCTCGTGATGGCGCGGCGCGGCGGTCGATACATCGCAGGCGCGATCAATTTCATCGGATCGGACCGCCTGTTTGGCCGCAATTGGGGCTGCATCGAGGATCACCCCTTCCTGCATTTCGAGGTCTGCTACCATCAGGCCATCGACTTTGCGATCGCGCGCAAGCTCGATGTCGTGGAAGCGGGCGCTCAAGGCGAGCACAAGCTTTCACGCGGCTACCTGCCCGTGGCGACACGCTCCGCCCACTATATCGAGCATCCGGGCCTGCGCCGCGCCATTGCCGACTATCTGGCGCGCGAACGGCGCGACGCCGAGGCCTCCTCCTCCTATTACAGCGAGCACAGCCCGTTCAGGCAGGAAACGCCGTAG
- a CDS encoding multidrug efflux SMR transporter, producing the protein MNPTYMWLIVAIGLEVIGTSALKETQGFTRLWPSILTLVTYGFAFYFLSLTLRTLPMGVVYAVWSGAGIVCIATIGWVVFRQALDMPALIGIALIIAGVAIINLFSKSVAH; encoded by the coding sequence ATGAACCCGACCTATATGTGGCTCATCGTTGCCATTGGTCTTGAGGTGATCGGCACCTCGGCGCTCAAGGAGACACAGGGCTTCACCCGCCTTTGGCCGTCGATTCTTACGCTGGTGACATACGGTTTCGCCTTCTATTTCCTTTCGCTGACGCTGAGAACTCTGCCCATGGGAGTGGTCTATGCTGTCTGGTCGGGCGCGGGCATCGTGTGCATCGCCACGATAGGCTGGGTGGTGTTCCGGCAGGCGCTCGACATGCCGGCCTTGATCGGGATTGCGCTCATCATCGCGGGCGTCGCGATCATCAACCTGTTCTCGAAATCCGTCGCGCATTGA
- a CDS encoding HIT family protein translates to MTAKEYDSGNVFAKILRGEMPAHKIYEDEETFAFMDIMPRGPGHCLVIPKRPARNILDIEPDSLAAVAKSAQKLARASMKAFDADGVTVQQFNESAGGQIVFHLHFHVIPRFEGVALKPPGGPMEDHAVLAANAEKLRAALG, encoded by the coding sequence ATGACTGCGAAAGAATATGATTCCGGCAATGTTTTCGCCAAGATTCTGCGGGGCGAGATGCCAGCGCACAAGATTTACGAAGACGAAGAGACATTTGCGTTCATGGATATCATGCCGCGCGGTCCCGGTCATTGCCTCGTGATTCCGAAGCGCCCTGCCCGCAACATTCTCGACATCGAGCCTGACAGCCTGGCCGCCGTCGCGAAAAGCGCGCAAAAGCTCGCCCGGGCCAGCATGAAGGCGTTCGACGCCGACGGCGTCACCGTCCAGCAGTTCAACGAGAGCGCTGGCGGGCAGATCGTATTCCACCTCCACTTCCACGTCATCCCCCGCTTCGAGGGCGTGGCGCTCAAGCCGCCCGGCGGACCGATGGAGGATCACGCCGTGCTTGCGGCTAACGCCGAAAAACTCCGGGCCGCGCTCGGCTGA
- a CDS encoding AzlD domain-containing protein produces the protein MTFHSIDHWWWQYLFILVGGWLATDTWRFLGVYFGGRVAENSDSIVFVRCVATALVAAVIGNLVVFPSGELANTSVVLRVGAMLAGFAAYLLIRRSIVVGIAVAEAVLIAGMLLP, from the coding sequence ATGACCTTTCATTCAATAGATCATTGGTGGTGGCAGTATCTTTTCATCCTCGTTGGGGGATGGCTCGCCACCGACACGTGGCGCTTTCTGGGCGTGTATTTCGGCGGGCGGGTTGCCGAGAATTCCGACAGCATCGTTTTTGTACGCTGCGTCGCAACTGCGCTCGTTGCGGCAGTCATTGGCAATCTGGTCGTTTTTCCGAGCGGAGAACTGGCGAACACGTCGGTTGTCCTGCGCGTCGGGGCCATGCTAGCGGGATTTGCCGCATATCTGCTGATCCGGCGCAGCATCGTCGTGGGCATCGCCGTTGCGGAGGCGGTCCTCATCGCCGGAATGCTGTTGCCGTGA
- a CDS encoding AzlC family ABC transporter permease has protein sequence MTLPLQHESEHSRPHWYSRGARAAFSIPGLILSSAFVGFAGLAKAAGLTLMQSVFMVGVVWALPAKVVLIGAILSGASLPAAAFAVALSSIRLMPMVVALVPEMRSERTPRWVLYLLSHFVAVTSWVLAMEQLRNVPREMRTSYYAGLGSTLVIANMVLVGVVYVLAGALPPIVMAALLLLTPIYFLTSLWGSAREKATYVAMILGMVIGPLAHIAFPGFDLLIAGLIGGTLAFAWHKARVGKRAA, from the coding sequence ATGACCTTGCCGCTCCAGCATGAATCGGAACACAGCCGCCCCCATTGGTATTCGCGGGGAGCACGGGCGGCGTTCTCGATTCCAGGCTTGATACTCTCCAGCGCCTTTGTTGGTTTTGCGGGTTTGGCCAAAGCCGCCGGGCTGACGCTGATGCAAAGCGTGTTCATGGTCGGTGTGGTGTGGGCGCTGCCCGCCAAGGTCGTGCTGATAGGAGCGATCCTGTCCGGCGCATCGCTTCCGGCGGCTGCGTTCGCGGTCGCGTTGTCTTCGATCCGGCTAATGCCGATGGTTGTGGCGCTGGTGCCGGAAATGCGCAGCGAGCGCACACCGCGCTGGGTGCTCTATCTGCTTTCCCATTTCGTGGCGGTGACGTCATGGGTGCTGGCGATGGAGCAGTTGCGCAACGTGCCGCGGGAAATGCGCACCAGCTACTATGCCGGTCTGGGCAGCACACTGGTCATCGCCAACATGGTGCTGGTCGGTGTCGTCTATGTTCTGGCCGGCGCCTTGCCGCCCATTGTCATGGCGGCGCTGCTGCTGCTCACCCCGATCTATTTCCTCACTTCCTTGTGGGGGTCGGCGCGCGAAAAGGCGACTTATGTCGCAATGATCCTCGGCATGGTCATCGGGCCGCTCGCGCATATCGCCTTTCCGGGCTTTGACCTGCTGATCGCGGGCTTGATCGGTGGAACGCTCGCATTTGCCTGGCACAAGGCAAGGGTCGGGAAACGCGCCGCATGA
- a CDS encoding adenylate/guanylate cyclase domain-containing protein, translating to MHAIRTHSSVAHIGMSSELPAVKRRLTTVLCADACGYAGQMQVDETGTLERLRRYRSIMGECFSHHEGRMVNTWGDAIIAEFASVVEAVRCAVEIQTAIGAENADLSPQRRMHFRIGINLGDVIEDGNDIYGEGVNAAARLESLAQPGGIMVSDTVYALTHKQLPLAFDFAGSRQVKGREAPVAGYRVRLTDARVASHTVNASAHSGRAGLIRCRSSLLLPAAAVGLLLCINLFAGIRELWVIYPAVPILALAVVRFLRCRK from the coding sequence ATGCACGCGATACGCACCCACAGTTCCGTTGCGCACATCGGCATGTCTTCGGAACTGCCTGCGGTGAAGCGCAGGTTGACCACCGTACTTTGCGCGGATGCATGCGGCTATGCAGGTCAGATGCAGGTCGACGAAACCGGCACGCTGGAACGGCTGCGCCGCTACAGGTCGATCATGGGCGAATGCTTCTCACACCATGAGGGGCGCATGGTGAATACCTGGGGCGATGCGATCATCGCAGAGTTCGCATCGGTGGTAGAGGCTGTGCGTTGCGCCGTCGAGATTCAGACTGCCATCGGCGCGGAGAACGCCGACCTCTCGCCTCAGCGGCGGATGCATTTTCGCATCGGCATCAATCTCGGCGACGTGATCGAGGACGGCAACGACATCTACGGCGAGGGAGTGAACGCAGCGGCCCGCCTCGAATCGCTTGCTCAACCCGGCGGCATCATGGTTTCGGACACGGTCTACGCACTGACGCACAAGCAACTGCCCCTCGCGTTCGATTTTGCCGGATCGCGTCAGGTCAAAGGACGGGAAGCGCCGGTAGCGGGGTATCGAGTGCGATTGACGGATGCCCGCGTCGCTTCACACACCGTCAATGCGTCTGCCCACAGCGGGCGTGCCGGGTTGATCCGGTGCCGGTCGAGCCTGCTTCTGCCTGCGGCAGCGGTCGGGCTTTTGCTCTGCATCAATCTGTTTGCCGGGATTAGGGAGCTCTGGGTCATTTACCCGGCGGTACCCATATTGGCGCTAGCAGTGGTTCGATTTCTGCGTTGCCGAAAATAA